One segment of Bacillus alkalisoli DNA contains the following:
- the infB gene encoding translation initiation factor IF-2 encodes MTKLRVYEYAKQNNVSSKDVITKLKQMNIEVSNHMATLDEDMIQKLDGKKNKSNTNSPKPSNNKNENSTKDKDVKTGVEKKNNAPKNNDGRKTTSEPQKQEKKVFNNNNNNNHKNKNNNHNNKKKQGNNKNYNSNPQPTPQPKQQKELPSKITFTGSLTVAELAKKLHKEPSEIIKKLFMLGVMATINQDLDKDAIELIAGEYGVEVEEEILFEVTDFAGYDSEDEETDLKERPPVVTIMGHVDHGKTTLLDSIRNTKVTAGEAGGITQHIGAYQVTVNEKKITFLDTPGHAAFTTMRARGAKVTDITILVVAADDGVMPQTVEAINHAKAAEVPIIVAVNKMDKPTANPDRVMQELTEHGLVPEDWGGDTIFVPLSALTGEGIDTLLEMILLVSEVEEYKANDTRAAVGTVIEAQLDKGKGSVATLLVQKGTLRVGDPIVVGNTFGRVRAMVNDLGRRVKEVGPSTPVEITGLNDVPHAGDNFMVFGDEKTARQVGEARAQKQLQEQRSEKTRVTLDDLFEQIKQGEVKDINLIVKADVQGSVEALAASLYKIDVEGVKVKIIHTGVGAITESDIILASASNAIVIGFNVRPDVGAKRTADVEKVDIRLHRIIYKVIEEIESAMQGMLDPEFEEKVIGQAEVRTTFKVSKIGTIAGSYITDGKITRDSGVRLIRNGIVIFEGQLDALKRFKDDVKEVSQGYECGITLKNYNDLKEGDVIEAYVMEEIIRK; translated from the coding sequence ATGACGAAACTACGTGTTTATGAATACGCGAAACAAAATAATGTTTCAAGTAAAGATGTCATTACAAAATTAAAGCAAATGAATATTGAAGTATCTAATCATATGGCAACATTAGATGAAGATATGATTCAAAAGTTAGATGGTAAAAAGAATAAGAGTAATACTAATTCTCCAAAACCTTCTAACAATAAAAATGAAAATTCTACAAAAGATAAAGATGTAAAAACCGGAGTAGAAAAGAAAAATAACGCTCCAAAAAATAATGATGGTCGTAAAACAACATCAGAACCTCAGAAGCAGGAGAAAAAAGTGTTCAATAACAATAATAATAACAACCATAAAAATAAAAACAATAACCATAACAACAAAAAGAAGCAAGGCAATAACAAAAATTATAATAGCAATCCACAACCGACTCCTCAGCCTAAACAGCAAAAAGAGTTACCTTCTAAAATTACTTTTACAGGTTCGTTAACGGTTGCAGAATTAGCTAAAAAGTTACACAAAGAGCCGTCTGAAATTATTAAAAAGCTATTTATGCTTGGTGTTATGGCTACAATCAACCAAGACTTAGATAAAGATGCAATCGAACTTATTGCAGGCGAGTATGGAGTAGAAGTAGAAGAAGAAATTCTGTTTGAAGTAACAGACTTTGCTGGATATGATTCAGAAGATGAAGAAACAGATTTAAAAGAACGTCCACCAGTTGTTACGATTATGGGTCACGTTGACCATGGTAAGACAACATTACTTGATTCCATTCGGAACACGAAGGTAACAGCAGGCGAAGCTGGAGGGATTACTCAACATATCGGTGCATACCAAGTTACCGTTAATGAGAAAAAGATTACTTTCCTTGATACACCAGGACATGCTGCGTTCACAACTATGCGTGCACGTGGAGCAAAAGTAACGGATATTACTATTTTAGTTGTTGCTGCGGATGATGGAGTAATGCCACAAACAGTAGAAGCAATTAACCATGCGAAAGCTGCAGAAGTACCAATTATCGTAGCAGTGAACAAAATGGATAAGCCAACAGCTAACCCAGACCGTGTAATGCAAGAATTAACAGAACACGGATTAGTTCCTGAGGATTGGGGCGGAGATACTATTTTCGTACCACTATCTGCTCTAACTGGAGAAGGAATTGATACGCTACTTGAAATGATTTTACTTGTTTCAGAAGTGGAAGAATACAAAGCAAATGATACACGTGCTGCTGTTGGAACAGTTATTGAAGCGCAATTAGATAAGGGTAAAGGTTCTGTTGCAACATTGTTAGTACAAAAGGGTACATTACGAGTAGGAGATCCAATTGTTGTTGGTAATACATTCGGACGTGTACGTGCAATGGTAAATGACCTAGGTCGACGTGTTAAGGAAGTAGGACCATCTACTCCAGTAGAAATTACAGGTTTAAATGATGTTCCTCATGCTGGAGACAACTTTATGGTGTTCGGGGATGAGAAAACAGCTCGTCAAGTAGGCGAGGCTCGTGCTCAAAAGCAACTTCAAGAACAACGAAGTGAAAAAACGCGTGTAACATTAGATGATCTGTTTGAACAAATTAAGCAAGGTGAAGTGAAAGATATTAACTTAATTGTTAAAGCGGATGTTCAAGGTTCTGTTGAAGCTTTAGCGGCATCTCTTTATAAAATTGATGTAGAAGGTGTAAAAGTTAAAATAATTCACACTGGAGTAGGTGCTATTACAGAAAGTGATATCATTTTAGCTTCTGCTTCTAATGCGATTGTGATAGGATTTAATGTTCGTCCAGATGTAGGAGCAAAGCGTACAGCTGATGTGGAAAAAGTTGACATTCGTCTTCACCGTATTATTTACAAAGTAATCGAAGAAATCGAATCAGCGATGCAAGGTATGTTAGACCCTGAATTCGAAGAAAAAGTAATCGGTCAAGCAGAAGTTCGTACAACTTTCAAAGTATCTAAAATCGGAACAATTGCAGGTTCTTATATTACGGATGGTAAAATTACACGTGACAGTGGAGTTCGACTAATACGAAATGGCATTGTAATCTTCGAAGGTCAACTTGACGCTCTTAAACGTTTTAAAGATGACGTAAAAGAAGTTAGCCAAGGGTACGAGTGTGGTATAACACTTAAAAATTACAATGACCTTAAAGAAGGCGACGTAATTGAAGCTTACGTTATGGAAGAAATCATAAGAAAATGA
- a CDS encoding YlxQ family RNA-binding protein, protein MKNNWLSTLGLAAKARKLISGEELVIKEVRNQKAKVVLLANDASANTNKKVHDKCSFYNVPVKVVCDRYELGRAIGKESRVVVAILDAGFAKKILSMLD, encoded by the coding sequence ATGAAAAATAATTGGCTATCCACTCTAGGTTTGGCTGCTAAGGCTCGTAAATTAATATCAGGTGAAGAGTTGGTAATAAAAGAAGTACGGAACCAAAAGGCAAAAGTAGTATTACTAGCAAACGATGCATCTGCAAACACGAACAAAAAAGTTCATGATAAATGTTCGTTTTATAATGTACCAGTTAAAGTAGTATGTGATCGGTACGAATTAGGTCGAGCAATTGGAAAAGAATCGAGAGTTGTTGTAGCTATTCTTGATGCAGGATTTGCTAAAAAGATTTTATCAATGCTCGATTAA
- the rnpM gene encoding RNase P modulator RnpM codes for MNNRKKIPMRKCIATQELKPKKELIRIVRSKEGEVSIDITGKKSGRGAYLANNREAILLAKKKNILARHLEVAIDESIYEQLLELIDKGN; via the coding sequence ATGAATAATCGCAAAAAAATTCCAATGAGAAAATGTATTGCAACTCAGGAATTAAAACCGAAAAAAGAACTCATCCGCATCGTTCGTTCTAAAGAAGGAGAAGTTTCGATAGACATAACAGGTAAAAAGTCAGGACGAGGTGCATATCTGGCAAATAACCGTGAAGCAATTCTACTTGCTAAGAAAAAAAATATATTAGCTAGACATCTTGAAGTTGCTATCGATGAATCAATTTACGAACAACTCCTTGAGTTAATAGATAAGGGGAATTAA
- the nusA gene encoding transcription termination factor NusA produces MSSELFDALTIMAKEKGISQDVIIDAIEAALISAYKRNFNQAQNVRVDLNTSNGSFRVFARKDVVQEVFDPRLEISIDEARQMNPNYQENDVLEIEVTPKDFGRIAAQTAKQVVTQRVREAERGVIYSEYIEREEDIMTGIVQRVDSKFIYVSLGKIEAILPAAEQMPNERYKPHDRIKVFLTKVEKTTKGPQIFVSRTHPGLLKRLFELEVPEIYDGTVEIKSVAREAGDRSKISVHCDNPEVDPVGSCVGPKGQRVQAIVNELKGEKIDIVKWSNDPVEFVANALSPSKVLEVQVSEEEKATTVVVPDYQLSLAIGKRGQNARLAAKLSGWKIDIKSESEAEELGIYPSLTFSNDVIDEDDNLDDTNE; encoded by the coding sequence ATGAGCAGTGAGTTATTTGATGCCTTAACCATTATGGCGAAAGAAAAGGGCATTAGCCAAGACGTTATTATTGACGCAATTGAGGCTGCACTGATTTCCGCTTATAAAAGAAATTTTAACCAAGCACAAAACGTTCGAGTAGATTTAAATACGTCTAACGGTTCATTCCGAGTATTCGCTAGAAAAGATGTAGTACAAGAAGTGTTTGACCCAAGACTTGAAATTTCTATTGATGAAGCACGCCAAATGAATCCGAACTATCAAGAAAATGATGTGTTAGAAATTGAAGTTACTCCTAAGGATTTCGGTCGGATTGCTGCTCAAACAGCGAAACAAGTAGTAACTCAACGTGTGAGAGAAGCGGAACGTGGCGTTATTTATTCAGAATACATTGAGCGTGAAGAAGATATCATGACAGGAATCGTTCAACGTGTAGATTCAAAATTCATTTACGTTAGCTTAGGTAAAATTGAAGCGATATTACCAGCTGCAGAGCAAATGCCTAACGAACGTTATAAACCACATGATAGAATTAAAGTATTCTTAACAAAAGTGGAAAAAACAACCAAAGGGCCACAAATCTTTGTATCTCGTACTCACCCAGGCTTACTGAAAAGATTATTCGAGTTAGAAGTACCTGAAATCTATGATGGTACAGTTGAAATTAAATCTGTTGCACGAGAAGCAGGTGACCGTTCAAAGATTTCCGTACACTGTGATAACCCGGAAGTAGATCCAGTAGGTTCATGCGTTGGACCAAAAGGACAAAGAGTTCAAGCTATTGTGAATGAATTAAAAGGTGAGAAAATTGATATTGTAAAATGGTCTAATGATCCAGTTGAATTCGTTGCAAATGCATTAAGTCCTTCTAAAGTTTTAGAAGTTCAAGTAAGCGAAGAGGAAAAAGCGACAACTGTAGTTGTACCAGATTATCAATTATCACTTGCTATTGGAAAAAGAGGTCAAAATGCTCGTTTAGCAGCTAAACTTTCAGGATGGAAGATAGACATCAAAAGTGAATCGGAAGCCGAAGAACTTGGTATCTACCCTAGCCTTACTTTTAGTAATGATGTAATCGATGAAGATGATAATCTAGATGACACAAATGAATAA
- the rimP gene encoding ribosome maturation factor RimP: MSQKVTEIVEQLVSPIVQEMNLELVDIEYVKEGASWFLRVYVDKSEGIDIEDCGLVSEKLSEKLDEVDPITHNYFLEVSSPGAERPLKKKEDVEKAIGKLVNVKTYEPIDGVKTFEGELVSFEDDILTISVMIKTRKKEVAIPYGKIAKARLAVSFS; this comes from the coding sequence ATGAGTCAAAAGGTTACGGAAATAGTTGAACAGTTAGTGTCCCCAATAGTACAAGAAATGAATTTAGAACTAGTAGACATTGAGTATGTTAAAGAAGGTGCTTCATGGTTTTTACGTGTTTATGTTGACAAGTCTGAAGGAATAGACATTGAAGATTGTGGACTTGTTAGTGAAAAACTTAGCGAAAAGCTAGATGAAGTTGACCCTATTACACATAACTATTTCCTTGAAGTATCATCACCAGGTGCAGAACGCCCCTTAAAGAAAAAAGAAGACGTAGAAAAAGCAATTGGTAAACTAGTTAATGTTAAAACTTACGAGCCAATAGATGGTGTAAAAACATTTGAAGGAGAACTAGTCTCTTTTGAAGACGACATTTTAACCATTTCAGTAATGATTAAAACACGTAAAAAAGAAGTGGCTATTCCATACGGAAAGATAGCAAAAGCTAGACTTGCGGTTAGCTTCAGTTAA
- a CDS encoding PolC-type DNA polymerase III gives MQSVDRKEKFRLLLQQLSLTDDNIMPYFQEAGINKLVVEKGNKRWHFHFTMTKILPANVFDVFSSKIRSSFSHIADVSFQIEVNQPEYDSELVGDYWPFCIQEIDGCSPPLISLLQSQTPTISGQKLTITARNEAEAIAVKRKLGPTITNSYLSYGFPSFAFDTTLSFSEQEYKLFVEQKESEDKERAFAAVSEMQKKEEADTSEEITGPIVIGYEIKNDVEIKLLEEIIEEERKVAIQGYVFDAETKELKSGRTLLTFKITDYTNSIMVKMFSRGKEDIPLLQGIKKGMWLRVRGNVQVDTFVRDLVMMANDVNEINGKVRKDTAPEDEKRVELHLHTPMSQMDAVTSVSKLVAQAKKWGHPAIAVTDHGVGQSFPEAYSAGKKNDIKILYGLEANLVDDRVPIAYNETHRLLAEETYIVFDVETTGLSAMYDTIIELAAVKVKEGEIIDRFESFANPHHPLSATTIDLTGITDDMVENAPELEDVLKKFHDWIENDTLVAHNASFDMGFLNIGYQRIGLGKAKNPVIDTLELGRFLYPDLKNHRLNTLCKKFDIELTQHHRAIYDAEATGYLLVKMIKETIEKEILYHDDLNENAGKSNAYQRARPSHITLLAQNDIGLKNLFKLISISHMEYFFRVPRIPRSVLQKYREGLLVGTACDKGEVFEGMMQKTPDEVESIAEFYDYIEVQPPSNYQHLIELELVRNEVKLKEIISNIVQLGEKLEIPVVATGNVHYLNKEDKVHREILVRSQGGANPLNRHTLPDVHFKSTDEMLEAFAFLPKEKAKEIVVFNTQKIANMIDVIKPIKDDLYTPKIEGADDEIRNMSYSMARHIYGDDLPEIVEARIEKELKSIIGHGFAVIYLISHKLVKKSLDDGYLVGSRGSVGSSFVATLTEITEVNPLAPHYVCPECKHSEFFNDGSVGSGFDLPDKDCVDCGAPYRKDGHDIPFETFLGFKGDKVPDIDLNFSGEYQPVAHNYTKVLFGEEYVYRAGTIGTVADKTAYGYVKGYANDNNLILRGAEIDRLSSGCTGVKRTTGQHPGGIIVVPDYMDIYDFSPIQFPADDKTSEWKTTHFDFHSIHDNLLKLDILGHDDPTVIRMLQDLSGIDPKTIPTDDPEVMKIFSGTESLGVTSEQIMCKTGTLGIPEFGTRFVRQMLEDTKPSTFSELVQISGLSHGTDVWLGNAQELIHNKTCTLSEVIGCRDDIMVYLIYKGLDPSLAFKIMESVRKGKGLTEEFKEEMVKNKVPKWYIDSCLKIKYMFPKAHAAAYVLMAVRIAYFKVHFPLLYYAAYFTVRADDFDIDTMVKGSNSIKSRIEEINAKGLEVSPKEKSLLTVLELSLEMCERGFSFSKVDLYKSSASDFLIEGNSLIPPFNSIPGLGTNAAINIVKARAEGEFLSKEDLQQRGRVSKTLIEYLDKHGCLESLPDQNQLSLF, from the coding sequence ATGCAGTCAGTAGATAGAAAAGAGAAATTCCGCCTACTTCTGCAACAATTGTCGTTAACAGATGATAATATAATGCCATATTTTCAGGAAGCTGGTATTAATAAACTTGTTGTAGAAAAAGGTAATAAACGTTGGCATTTTCATTTTACAATGACAAAAATATTGCCTGCAAATGTGTTCGATGTATTCTCTTCCAAAATTAGAAGTAGTTTCTCACACATTGCAGACGTATCGTTTCAAATAGAAGTTAACCAACCTGAATACGACAGTGAATTAGTTGGAGATTATTGGCCTTTTTGTATACAAGAAATAGATGGCTGCTCACCACCACTCATTTCTTTATTGCAAAGTCAAACACCTACTATTTCTGGGCAAAAGTTAACAATAACTGCTAGAAATGAAGCGGAGGCAATTGCTGTTAAACGGAAACTTGGTCCTACGATAACTAATAGCTATCTGAGTTATGGTTTTCCATCTTTTGCATTTGATACTACACTTTCTTTTTCAGAACAAGAATATAAACTGTTTGTAGAGCAAAAAGAATCCGAAGATAAAGAGCGAGCTTTCGCTGCTGTATCTGAAATGCAAAAGAAAGAAGAAGCTGATACTAGTGAAGAAATTACAGGTCCTATCGTTATCGGATATGAAATTAAAAATGATGTAGAAATTAAACTATTAGAAGAAATAATAGAAGAAGAACGAAAAGTTGCTATTCAAGGATATGTGTTTGACGCAGAAACGAAAGAATTAAAAAGCGGTCGAACTTTATTAACGTTTAAAATCACGGACTATACTAACTCAATTATGGTAAAGATGTTTTCTCGTGGGAAAGAAGATATTCCATTGCTACAAGGAATTAAAAAAGGCATGTGGTTAAGAGTTAGAGGTAATGTTCAAGTTGATACTTTTGTACGTGACCTTGTGATGATGGCAAATGACGTGAATGAAATTAACGGTAAAGTACGTAAAGATACAGCTCCAGAAGATGAGAAAAGAGTAGAGTTACATTTACACACTCCAATGAGTCAAATGGATGCTGTTACGAGTGTTTCTAAACTTGTAGCTCAAGCAAAGAAATGGGGTCATCCTGCTATAGCCGTCACAGACCATGGTGTTGGACAATCTTTCCCAGAAGCATATTCTGCAGGTAAGAAAAATGATATAAAAATATTATATGGCCTTGAAGCAAACCTTGTGGATGATCGAGTGCCTATTGCTTATAATGAGACACATCGATTACTAGCCGAGGAAACGTATATCGTATTTGACGTTGAAACAACCGGCTTGTCAGCGATGTACGACACAATCATTGAACTTGCGGCTGTAAAAGTAAAAGAAGGGGAAATAATAGATCGATTTGAGTCTTTTGCAAATCCTCATCACCCGCTTTCAGCAACTACCATCGATTTAACAGGTATAACCGACGATATGGTAGAAAATGCACCAGAATTAGAAGATGTACTTAAGAAATTTCATGATTGGATTGAAAATGATACTTTAGTAGCTCATAATGCTAGCTTTGATATGGGCTTTCTTAACATCGGTTATCAAAGAATCGGTTTAGGTAAAGCGAAAAACCCTGTTATCGACACGTTAGAGTTAGGGAGATTTTTATATCCTGATTTAAAAAACCATCGTTTAAATACTCTCTGTAAAAAGTTTGATATTGAGTTAACTCAACACCATAGAGCTATCTATGATGCAGAAGCAACAGGCTATTTATTAGTAAAGATGATTAAAGAAACGATTGAAAAAGAAATTCTGTATCATGACGATTTAAATGAAAATGCTGGTAAATCTAATGCATACCAACGCGCACGTCCTTCTCACATCACCTTGTTGGCTCAAAATGACATTGGATTAAAGAACTTATTTAAACTTATTTCTATTTCTCATATGGAATATTTTTTCCGTGTACCACGAATTCCTAGGTCGGTACTTCAAAAATATCGAGAGGGTTTACTTGTTGGTACAGCTTGTGACAAAGGAGAAGTGTTCGAAGGAATGATGCAAAAGACACCTGATGAAGTGGAGTCTATTGCTGAGTTTTACGATTATATAGAAGTTCAGCCGCCAAGCAATTATCAACATTTAATTGAGCTTGAATTAGTTCGAAATGAAGTAAAGTTAAAAGAAATCATATCTAATATTGTCCAATTAGGAGAAAAATTAGAGATACCAGTAGTGGCTACAGGTAACGTACACTATTTGAATAAAGAGGATAAGGTTCATCGTGAAATCTTAGTGCGTTCACAAGGTGGAGCAAACCCGTTAAATAGACATACCCTACCAGATGTGCATTTTAAATCAACAGATGAAATGTTAGAGGCTTTTGCTTTCTTACCTAAAGAGAAAGCAAAAGAGATAGTTGTATTTAATACTCAAAAAATAGCCAATATGATAGATGTAATTAAACCTATTAAAGATGATCTGTATACACCAAAAATTGAAGGTGCAGATGATGAAATACGAAATATGAGTTATTCCATGGCTCGTCACATATATGGAGATGACTTGCCAGAAATTGTTGAAGCGCGTATTGAGAAAGAATTAAAAAGTATTATTGGACACGGTTTTGCAGTAATCTATTTAATCTCACACAAACTTGTAAAGAAATCATTAGATGATGGTTATCTAGTTGGTTCGCGTGGATCTGTAGGATCATCATTTGTGGCAACATTAACAGAAATAACAGAAGTTAACCCATTGGCACCACATTATGTTTGCCCAGAATGTAAACATTCAGAATTCTTTAATGATGGATCAGTAGGTTCTGGATTTGACTTGCCAGATAAAGATTGTGTCGATTGTGGTGCTCCTTATAGAAAAGATGGGCATGACATCCCATTTGAAACTTTCTTAGGATTCAAAGGAGATAAAGTGCCTGACATCGATTTAAACTTTTCCGGAGAATATCAACCTGTAGCCCACAATTATACGAAAGTATTGTTCGGAGAGGAATATGTCTATCGGGCAGGAACAATTGGTACAGTAGCGGACAAAACGGCTTACGGATATGTAAAAGGTTATGCTAACGATAATAATCTAATTTTACGTGGTGCAGAAATAGATAGGCTGTCAAGTGGATGTACAGGCGTAAAACGTACAACGGGACAACATCCAGGTGGAATTATTGTAGTTCCGGACTATATGGATATTTATGACTTTTCACCAATACAGTTCCCTGCAGACGATAAAACATCCGAATGGAAAACTACTCACTTTGATTTCCATTCTATACACGATAATCTATTAAAGCTTGATATATTAGGTCACGATGACCCTACCGTCATTCGTATGTTACAAGATTTAAGTGGAATAGATCCTAAAACGATTCCAACAGATGACCCTGAAGTAATGAAAATTTTCAGTGGGACTGAATCATTAGGTGTAACATCAGAACAAATAATGTGTAAAACAGGTACATTAGGAATTCCCGAGTTTGGTACAAGGTTTGTTCGTCAAATGTTAGAAGACACAAAACCTTCTACTTTTTCAGAGCTTGTCCAAATTTCTGGACTTTCACATGGGACAGACGTTTGGCTTGGAAATGCACAGGAATTGATTCATAACAAAACGTGTACATTAAGTGAAGTTATCGGATGTCGTGATGACATCATGGTTTATTTGATATACAAAGGATTAGATCCTTCCTTAGCATTTAAGATTATGGAATCTGTTCGTAAAGGTAAAGGGCTGACAGAAGAGTTCAAAGAGGAAATGGTCAAGAACAAAGTGCCTAAATGGTACATTGATTCTTGCTTGAAAATAAAATATATGTTCCCTAAAGCTCATGCTGCTGCCTATGTTTTAATGGCAGTAAGGATTGCTTACTTCAAAGTTCATTTTCCTCTTCTTTATTATGCAGCATACTTTACAGTTAGAGCAGATGACTTTGATATTGATACGATGGTAAAAGGATCAAACTCCATCAAGAGTAGAATTGAAGAGATAAATGCAAAAGGGTTAGAAGTCTCACCGAAGGAAAAGTCGTTATTAACCGTACTAGAACTTTCACTAGAAATGTGTGAAAGAGGTTTTTCTTTCAGTAAAGTAGATTTGTACAAATCAAGTGCAAGTGATTTTCTTATTGAAGGAAACTCTTTAATTCCACCGTTCAACTCTATTCCTGGACTTGGTACAAACGCAGCAATTAATATTGTTAAAGCAAGAGCAGAAGGTGAGTTTTTGTCTAAAGAAGATCTACAACAGCGTGGTCGTGTAAGTAAAACGCTAATTGAGTACTTAGATAAACACGGCTGTTTAGAATCATTACCTGATCAAAATCAACTTTCGCTTTTCTAG
- a CDS encoding proline--tRNA ligase yields MKQSMTLIPTLREVPSDAEVKSHQLLLRAGYIRQNTSGIYSFLPLGKKVLKKIEDIVREEMDNAGAVELLMPAMQAAELWQESGRWYSYGPELMRLKDRHDREFALGATHEEVITTLVRDEIKSYKKLPLTLYQIQTKFRDEKRPRFGLLRGREFLMKDAYSFHSNSESLDEVYNKMYEAYSNIFTRLGLNFRAVIADSGAMGGKDTHEFMVLSEIGEDTIAYSDSSNFAANIEMAPVAVEYAKSNEAIIDIEKIETPNQKTIAEVSSFLHVEEQKCIKSLLFKVDEKFVLVLVRGDHEVNDVKVKNLMEATVVELATEAEVKKLFNCSVGSVGPVNVPDAIEVIADHAVAAVVNGVCGANEEGYHYRNVNIEKDFNVQSIADLRFIKEGDTSPDGQGVIKFAKGIEVGHIFKLGTRYSEAMSATYLDENGRTKPMIMGCYGIGVSRVLAAMVEQNHDENGILWPSAVTPFDVHVIPVNVKNDTQRELADKIYSMCKDARLDTLLDDRQERPGVKFADSELIGLPVRVTVGKRSDEGIVEVKWRHNGESVEVSVEELLSVIQKSV; encoded by the coding sequence ATGAAGCAAAGTATGACGTTAATTCCTACATTACGTGAAGTACCATCAGATGCTGAAGTGAAAAGCCACCAACTTCTACTTCGAGCAGGGTACATTCGCCAAAACACAAGTGGAATTTATAGCTTTTTACCTTTAGGAAAAAAGGTATTAAAGAAAATAGAAGATATCGTGCGCGAAGAAATGGATAATGCAGGTGCAGTGGAATTACTAATGCCTGCCATGCAAGCTGCGGAATTATGGCAAGAATCAGGTAGATGGTATTCATACGGTCCTGAATTAATGAGACTAAAAGATCGTCACGATCGTGAATTCGCATTAGGTGCTACACATGAAGAAGTTATTACAACGTTAGTTCGAGATGAAATAAAGTCTTATAAAAAACTTCCGTTAACTTTGTATCAAATTCAAACAAAATTCCGTGATGAAAAGCGTCCAAGATTTGGCTTATTACGTGGTCGTGAGTTCTTAATGAAAGACGCGTATTCTTTTCACTCTAATTCAGAAAGCTTAGACGAAGTGTACAACAAGATGTATGAAGCTTATTCAAACATTTTCACACGCTTAGGACTAAATTTCCGGGCGGTTATCGCAGATAGTGGTGCAATGGGTGGGAAAGATACGCATGAATTTATGGTACTATCTGAAATTGGTGAAGATACAATTGCTTATTCTGATAGCTCTAATTTTGCTGCAAACATTGAAATGGCTCCAGTTGCAGTGGAATACGCTAAAAGTAATGAAGCAATCATTGATATAGAAAAGATAGAAACACCAAATCAAAAAACAATTGCAGAAGTATCTTCGTTTTTACACGTTGAAGAACAAAAATGTATTAAGTCTTTGCTGTTTAAAGTCGATGAGAAATTTGTACTTGTGTTAGTTCGTGGTGATCACGAAGTCAACGATGTAAAAGTGAAAAACTTAATGGAAGCAACAGTTGTAGAATTAGCGACTGAAGCAGAAGTGAAAAAACTCTTTAATTGTTCTGTTGGTTCTGTAGGACCAGTTAACGTTCCAGACGCAATTGAAGTTATTGCGGATCATGCAGTAGCAGCAGTAGTTAATGGTGTTTGTGGTGCAAATGAAGAGGGCTACCATTATCGAAATGTGAACATAGAGAAAGACTTTAACGTTCAGTCGATTGCAGACCTTCGTTTTATTAAAGAAGGAGACACATCTCCGGATGGACAAGGTGTCATTAAGTTTGCAAAAGGTATTGAAGTTGGCCATATTTTTAAATTAGGTACTCGTTACAGTGAAGCTATGAGTGCCACGTACTTAGATGAAAATGGACGCACTAAACCTATGATTATGGGTTGTTATGGTATTGGAGTTTCTCGAGTACTAGCTGCAATGGTAGAACAAAATCATGATGAGAATGGAATTTTATGGCCAAGCGCTGTAACTCCATTTGATGTTCATGTAATTCCTGTAAATGTGAAAAATGATACACAAAGAGAACTTGCTGATAAAATTTATTCCATGTGTAAAGACGCAAGATTAGATACTTTGTTAGATGATCGTCAAGAGCGCCCTGGTGTAAAATTTGCTGACTCTGAACTAATTGGACTTCCTGTAAGAGTGACGGTTGGAAAAAGATCTGATGAAGGTATTGTCGAAGTAAAGTGGAGACATAACGGTGAATCAGTTGAAGTTTCCGTAGAAGAGCTACTATCAGTGATTCAAAAATCTGTCTAA